GCCTAGACCGAAACATGCATAGGTcaaatctcttgatttttgttaaaattttatcaagccTCATATCTCATgcttaaattgaaatattgcAACATACAAAATCATATCCAATGTTCAAATAACATACTAAGAGCATTGGTAATGGTCTAGCCAAATGCAAAGGTAAAATTTGCTTAAAACCACAAGATTTGCCTTTTGCTTTGTTATTCAAGATATAACCctacattggattatccatCTATTGGccaaagtaataataaaatattaattttttaataataagattttttataatctctcttttcatattttgtaatatactaaccatatgttaattaaaaaTTTGTCGGGACTCGAGAGTAGATTCACGAGAGAAATGAAATTGAAGCAGTTGGAGGGAGCAATAtttggaataaaataattatttgcatATGAATAGTGTAGTGCCAAATATGACTTTCTTTTTGGATTTACTGTAACTCAAATGTTCAACTTCTTCCTTTTAACTAGTCAAATGCAACAGTTTTAAGAGAAAATGAGGCATATTTTTGGATTGACTAGCATTTGGCTAAGCCAATGCTAGTGCCCTAAAGCAACCAAGAAAACTTACATCACAAAAATCTCAAATCTCTCAAATGCAAAACttcatgtttttaaacttaAACACAACCATTGGTTCTCAAGGTGTTATCTCTTTTCTAACAACTCCAAGAACTCCAAATGTTCAGTAACATACTTCCAATACATTCATAACACACTCTTAAGAACTATCATACTTTGAATCATCAAGccaaaactacaaaaatctcaaaaatctaCCTTAAAGCATTCAGCCTTTACACTTTCACCAAAACCGAATCTATATGATTTGGTTTTTTATCAAACCCTTTgatctaaattttttcatgaaataaatcaaaaatcaaCAACATCATATGATTAAAAATCAAGTCCTAGAATATATCTAAGCATTAAACTTAAGACCACATGGAAAAATTTGAATCAAAACATAGATCTATCCAAAAACCTCAAATATGTGACCTATCCAAACTCCTTTATGCATTAAAATTCATATCTTCAAATCCAACACTATAAATCCTCAAACTAACGTCCTAACATGTAAATCAAAGTCCAAGAAACATCGCATGTGAATATTAAAACCATTGGAGCATGCTTTCACAACAAAAGATTCAAGTTTAGTcaaaacaaaatttgttttcaacctttcagtttttaactttttagatcTAAGTAAAACTCTCATAAAAAACTTATAACATGCAACTAATCTTTATCAAACTTATATATTAGCATGTTatcaatactccataaaaaaatCAGACCAAGATCTTGTCATTAACTTAgtcaaaatcatcaaaatatcaCACACTGACTAGACTATTGCCCAAAATGACCTCTTCTTTCTTAAACCAATTGTTCACCCATCAAATAACCATGAAAATCAACATAAAATATACCATCAAAAACTAGACAACTTTTGTGAATGGCACTTTGTAAGTCAAAAAATCTGTCCTAGAGCTTCTCTGGTTTACTCTCCAAGAAATAGGTTGAAAAGTGATCAAATGCAAGGGGAATGGATATGGACCACTTTTAAACATCTAGTGTGGTGATTGTAGGTGTGTGAAAGACATTTGGAGTGATGGGGTGTCAAGCAAAACCAGCCCATGGATTTCTGCCAGCAGCTGCCGTGTGAGAATGAGGGGTGAGGTGGCTCTCGGCCTTCCCATCAAGCACTGTTTGGGGCTATGGGCAGTGATAGGACTGCCATGGCATGGGGAAACTTCTTCCACAATCTTTGCCTTGGTGGCTCAATTTCGTGAGCCTTAACCGAATGAGCttccatttagggtttcaaaggggtttgggttgctatcaagcccaaatctttttttttttttttttttttttgcctagtTAAATTACcaaagtttaaaaagaataaataaggaTATAAGAACATGAATTTGAgtggttaatagcatgtgaaaataatttaatcaagtaataaaataataagctaAAAGCAGGTTCAATTATGGTTTGGAAACAAACTTTGGGGTTTGGGgaaattatttaggattttggtTTTCATCatgcttttggggtttcaattggatttcaaGCATTTAGGATTTTTCTAGGATTGAAACCCTCTATGGTTTGGCACAAAATTGATGGTTGGATAGAATAGAGTTTTGCTTAGATGGCATGATCACAAAACTTTATTTCCTTAATATTTCCATCTCATGATTCCTTTTGGTGCCATAtccaatactattcaccaagtgtggctAAGATATTATTAAGTGTCCAAATCAAATTTCTCtaatctaatttggacatttcacattgtaattttgaaaatactaaTCTAGGTGCTAACACCAAAGCTActattcacttaaaaaaaagtaaaaaacataCTTTAcactgaaaaatcttaaataatcataCTAACCTCAGAGTGCAAattgtttatcaaaattcaactttGAAATGCCTCAAAAAACTCAAAACGCATTTTCGAACAAGTATTATTCTGGAAATcaaaatttgttttattacgctataaaatcctaaatatctGAGACTAATGGCACAGACTGTTTCTCATTCTCACGCTTCTAGgtactttaaataaataaaattgtgctTCTGACACTATAGTGAGTGGTAATACTAACTATGCCGACAAACTAAAACATACACAATTTGgtcgatttgtgaaaactttcGAATTTTCATGATATtcctaaaatctaaaaaaattccGCACTCGAATTTATGGTAGACTATTACAACACAATTGGGGGTTACGACAGTGAGACTTGAGATTGAGAGAGGGTTGGTGGCGTGAATGTGAGAGTGAGAGCCTCTAAGGACTAAGGGGGGTTGGGCACAAGGTAGAGAGGGAAAGATTCTTTAGGAACTTAAGGTTTAGTAACTTTCAgggttaaataataaaattataattttaagataaaatttaaatatgtcaTACAAGTTGATTGCGGGTTAACTCGTTTATTAATTATGTCTTAAAGGCCAACTCGTTTTGAGTCTTCTGACCTACACCCAATTATATCAACCCCAAACTTAATTTCGTATCGTCTTTGTGTGGGGTTTACAAGTTATGTCACCAATTTTTACCCCTAATTTAAGACATATCCTTATTAGAGGTTTTTTATATACACAATTTCAATtgtgaaatgatttttgttttaaaaaattgtaaagttgtatttattagtaatattgCAATTTTAGGTACTTTTCAGAAGTTCAGTTTggtaacaaaaaattttcatcttaaactcaaaattctcatttcattattacaattttctcaaatcctcgtacaaaatataataaataattcaactttttcttaacttttttaaattccaaaacaataataatattaaaatataatattttaatatttcatcttaaactcaaaattttcatcccacttACCAAGCAGAACCACACAACAAACTTTTTGGAGGATAATATCTTTTGGTATTCATATCTCTCACTTAAACTATCACATAGAATCAATGGTGAGGTACTCAATTTTCAGTTCTTCATATAGATGGTagcaaaagaaaattattgtttTAGCATAATCCTGCAGAGATACTTCATTTCATGTTTTAATAGtattttcaagatttatttcatCAAGATAAATCTCAGCATCAAGAATCTATGATAAATAACTTTTACGGACGGGCCACGTAGTAGGCTTTCGTTACCCAGCCGTTCTAAGTAAACAACTTACAGCAATATTTCTAAGGACAATCTTAGAAACCTATTTAGTAACAAGCTTATAAACAAATAAGACTATTCGACAAATCCTTAGAAAGACACAACTAGCAAAATATTCCATTCAACTACTATAAATTTGAATAactatgtatttatattttgatactattttttttttttttttaactttcaataaaaaaaaaaaatcttaattattttaaaaacatatatttataattccAAGTATGTTAATTAAATTCTTGTGAATATTATCATTCGTACATGTATACATACACGAAGACAAAGTAGCTCGCATCTTCGACCAGTACATACGCACAGAACACACACATACCATTTATTATACAAAGAAACATTACGTAGACGCACAACGCCACTTATTTTGCTCCTAAGTCCAAAAGACGTGCTGGAATGTTCAATACTTACTTGGCCTGAGACTCAGACAGAACATTGAAATGAGGGGTtagcaaaatacataatttcCAAAAACAAGAGTAAAAAATTCTGTAACGGATTCAAATTTATATTCCAATTTATTAAATTGATAGTACCAGAAAGCGAGCCTTGAAGGTTTCAAGATGCTCATTGGGAtcaatctttgtttgcttgtAAGCATCAATTTTGTTCACCTCCTGCAAGAGGGTTAACAAGAACAGTTGCCATTCAAGAACCACGAAAATTCATGCTTCTTTCAAAGCCAGGTTAAAGAAGAATGGAACATAAAAAGATGTATCATGGGTGTGCCCTCTTGTGCAGCAGGTAGAGTTTGTTTCTGTAGTTCTACACTTCTACTTCCCATAGAAGAGTGTGATCGGGCTtgattaactcaaacaataatCTACAACAACAGGTGTGAACTTAACTACGTAATTAATCAGCATTGATCTTCAATTAGGTTCCAAACACAGCCCGAAAGCAGACATGACACCATGTTTTTGTGCGGGAAGGGGGAGGGGGGTGGTTCAGTTACATCTTGCAACTCACAAGACCAGTCACCATTATCTATGGCAACTCTAAACTCCCATGGTGCAACTTTACACCACAACAACAAAGCCACTGGCCCACCACAGTCGTTTCATACAaccaataaaatatcaaatacatgaTTAAATAATCCTTTCCTCCGCTGAAACTTCTTTTGGAACAAGTGATAAAATACCTACTGCTGGAAACAATTACTTGAACTAGTGTATAATGTAGATGCTGGGGATTCAAAGATTCAGTAAACAAAGTCAATGGAAGAGATGAATGTCAAGGAGTAAATCTTGGAGATCAAAGTTGACTGGATGTGGTTATATATTGTACCTCGATCCATTTCGCAAGTTTAGGCCTGCCTGCTGTGATGTCATGCTTCCACACCTCTGAAAAGAAGATTTGGAATCTTTCAAAAAACGTGATATAAGCTATGTCCACCTGTCGATCGCATTGTCCAACCAAAAATAATTAGGTACACTCGCATCATAGACAATATTGTTATGTAATCATATTATTTGTTTCTGCTTTCCGCgtataaattaacatgatcattTTCTAAAGTCTGATGCATTGAAATCAATCTCTACATGAGAAATGTACCTGCACCAATAATCAACAAAAAGAACGCACTACAGCACTAAGAAAAAAAGGCAACACAATCGAGAAATCAACTTACCAAACTGAATTCTCCCAAGAAGAATGGCCCGTCATCGAACTTATGAAGAGCCTCTTCAACGTGGTCAAAAACAGGGCCTGATGCGAGTTCAAGGTCTTAGTCAATACAGTTGCTACACGAAATGATATCCCCAAGCATCAAATTTCTACAAGTTACCAGATTCTTTTATAGGGTCTCCTTTGAATGATGAAAACACTGTCTTGGTGAAGGTGTCAGTGTAGGCTATCAACTCTTCAGCAAACTCCTTTTTAGCTGGATCCTACAACACTTCCCATCACTAATTAGTCAAGTTttaagagaaaaggaaagagagactTTTCTCATCAAGGGCACAGATGAATTATGCAAGTCTTACATTGGGTGAAAGAGGAGGCCCCTCAAAGTTGCTGTCTAGATATTTAATTACATCAAGACTCTCTCCTATGACTTTTCCATTGTGTTCCAACGACGGCACCTGTTATATGGATTTTCGATAATTGATGAATAAAATCTAGCAACCCAATCAGGTATGTATTAAATATCTAATGCCATCAACATAGGCATAATTTTCTTAGGAAATCTTAACCGTGTTTGCAGCATAGAC
This genomic interval from Carya illinoinensis cultivar Pawnee chromosome 10, C.illinoinensisPawnee_v1, whole genome shotgun sequence contains the following:
- the LOC122279382 gene encoding glutathione S-transferase L3-like, whose protein sequence is MAFRTVIPHSRPYLAAAHFVTAHVFTASNCCTKSSPLPIRLVRTNSIKARRYLGLQTNTENERIRSLWTTSSSLSAAASVQENLPPSLEATSEPPPLFDGTTRLYIAYVCPFAQRAWITRNYKGLQDSIKLVAIKLQSRPAWYKEKVYAANTVPSLEHNGKVIGESLDVIKYLDSNFEGPPLSPNDPAKKEFAEELIAYTDTFTKTVFSSFKGDPIKESGPVFDHVEEALHKFDDGPFFLGEFSLVDIAYITFFERFQIFFSEVWKHDITAGRPKLAKWIEEVNKIDAYKQTKIDPNEHLETFKARFLAK